One part of the Lachnospiraceae bacterium JLR.KK002 genome encodes these proteins:
- a CDS encoding DUF5688 family protein: MNYEEFKTELQEKIQERFLQNIDFVSNMVTLTNETVEGMALKFEGSQGMDLTIYPNRLYEKYKRGISVTEMAEYFSKEISYALAHKPAMPEITVENAASCVRFSLINKERNKELLEKCPHIDVFDMAGVIRWHISEKESFLVDTNVMQKLQMTREELLMIAKKNTENQKFICEEMTGVMREIMLKNGIEKEVVDEIIPMQQTPFYVVTTENYFDGSVVMLSNTFLQKVANQLNCDELYIIPSSRHEILVANPNLPLDSQALKDIVMEVHEGSQALKAEDFLSNSVYKYNAKSFTFSICDSKGLFQDKGTKKHNAKRDSGKGRKL, translated from the coding sequence ATGAATTATGAAGAATTTAAGACAGAATTACAAGAAAAAATACAAGAGAGGTTTTTACAGAATATTGATTTTGTTTCAAACATGGTTACATTGACAAATGAAACTGTGGAAGGAATGGCATTGAAATTTGAAGGCAGTCAAGGGATGGATTTAACTATTTATCCTAACAGATTATATGAGAAATATAAAAGGGGAATTAGTGTTACAGAGATGGCTGAATATTTTTCAAAAGAGATTTCATATGCACTTGCACACAAGCCTGCAATGCCTGAAATTACAGTTGAAAATGCTGCAAGTTGTGTCAGATTTTCTTTAATAAACAAGGAGAGGAACAAAGAGCTGTTGGAGAAATGCCCTCACATTGATGTGTTTGACATGGCAGGAGTCATAAGGTGGCACATTTCAGAGAAAGAATCTTTCCTTGTTGATACAAATGTCATGCAGAAGTTACAGATGACAAGAGAAGAATTATTGATGATTGCAAAGAAGAATACAGAGAACCAGAAATTTATATGTGAAGAAATGACAGGGGTAATGAGGGAAATCATGCTAAAGAATGGAATTGAAAAAGAAGTTGTGGATGAAATTATCCCAATGCAACAGACTCCCTTCTATGTTGTCACAACAGAAAATTATTTTGATGGAAGTGTTGTTATGCTCTCTAATACTTTTTTGCAGAAAGTAGCTAATCAGTTAAATTGTGATGAACTCTATATCATTCCATCTAGCAGGCATGAAATCTTGGTGGCAAATCCCAATTTGCCATTAGATTCTCAAGCATTAAAGGATATTGTTATGGAAGTCCATGAGGGTTCACAGGCTTTGAAGGCAGAAGACTTTTTGAGCAACTCTGTTTATAAGTACAATGCAAAGAGCTTCACATTTTCTATATGTGACAGCAAGGGGTTATTTCAGGATAAAGGAACTAAAAAACACAATGCAAAGAGGGATTCAGGGAAGGGGAGGAAATTATGA
- a CDS encoding HTH domain-containing protein: protein MIQRIMYAIYPESEYTVQKFMDRLKIAGIYTNRIKSSDKYDYFESSWDDKEIPLLSVQKGNCRNAGAKMKQLEYKGKPVACGSVYLLKKQKNLSNEKIGELFEVSESTISRRIKKHSVDGNFNENSKTIF from the coding sequence ATGATACAAAGAATTATGTATGCAATTTATCCAGAAAGTGAATATACTGTGCAGAAATTCATGGACAGGTTAAAAATTGCAGGAATTTATACAAATAGAATTAAATCATCTGATAAGTATGACTATTTTGAATCCTCATGGGATGACAAAGAAATCCCACTGTTAAGTGTGCAGAAAGGAAATTGCAGGAATGCAGGCGCAAAAATGAAACAGCTTGAATATAAGGGTAAGCCTGTTGCCTGTGGTTCTGTCTATCTCTTAAAGAAACAGAAAAATTTATCCAATGAAAAAATTGGAGAACTGTTTGAGGTATCAGAGTCTACCATATCCAGAAGGATAAAAAAGCATTCAGTAGATGGAAATTTTAATGAAAACAGCAAAACAATCTTTTGA
- a CDS encoding sugar nucleotide-binding protein, with protein MKKILLTGASGFLGSRIASFYAQKYEIYTPAHAELDITDEGSVRRMAETYRPDVVIHCAAVSDVGQCEKEPERSWKINVNGSINLAKAAGDVQAKCMICSSDQVYFGSSFSGAHREEEALSPCNLYGQEKLRAEQECLRANPDCVLLRLSWMYDVKTGKEGEHSDFFRTLISQIAGEEAIKLPVWDRRGITDVNEVAKHLEKAFELPGGVYNFGSPNEKSTYETVRGVFENLGLNTDRLQKNEEAFRGNPRNLTMCQEKINSQGIFFSDTADSLARQLAGLDIT; from the coding sequence ATGAAAAAAATCTTACTAACCGGAGCCTCCGGTTTTCTTGGAAGCAGAATTGCCTCATTCTACGCACAAAAATATGAAATATATACACCAGCTCACGCGGAACTGGATATCACAGACGAAGGAAGCGTCAGGCGCATGGCTGAAACTTACCGGCCGGATGTGGTGATTCACTGCGCCGCTGTCTCGGACGTGGGCCAGTGTGAAAAAGAGCCGGAACGTTCCTGGAAAATCAATGTGAACGGAAGTATAAACCTCGCAAAAGCAGCCGGGGACGTACAGGCAAAATGCATGATCTGCAGTTCGGACCAGGTGTATTTCGGCAGCAGCTTTTCCGGAGCTCACCGGGAGGAGGAAGCACTCAGTCCCTGTAATTTGTACGGGCAGGAGAAGCTAAGGGCAGAACAGGAATGCCTCCGTGCAAATCCGGACTGCGTGCTACTGCGTCTGTCCTGGATGTACGATGTGAAAACGGGAAAAGAAGGGGAACACAGTGATTTTTTCCGGACACTGATTTCTCAGATTGCAGGTGAAGAAGCCATAAAATTGCCGGTATGGGACAGACGGGGCATTACGGATGTAAATGAAGTGGCAAAACATCTGGAAAAAGCATTTGAACTTCCGGGAGGTGTGTACAATTTTGGCTCGCCCAATGAGAAAAGTACTTATGAGACAGTGCGTGGGGTGTTTGAAAATCTGGGACTGAATACGGACAGGCTGCAGAAAAATGAAGAAGCCTTCCGCGGGAATCCCAGGAATCTTACCATGTGTCAGGAGAAAATAAACAGTCAGGGCATATTTTTTTCTGATACGGCAGATAGTCTGGCCAGGCAACTGGCCGGTCTGGACATAACCTGA
- a CDS encoding restriction endonuclease subunit S produces MKVKLGQAFELQMGKTPSRNNALYWNGTNKWISIADLGNAEKYISETKESITESALSETGIKVVPEGTVIMSFNYLLVKLE; encoded by the coding sequence ATGAAAGTAAAATTAGGTCAGGCATTTGAACTTCAAATGGGGAAAACACCGTCACGTAATAATGCGTTGTACTGGAATGGAACGAATAAATGGATATCAATTGCAGATTTGGGAAATGCAGAAAAATATATATCAGAGACAAAAGAGAGTATTACAGAAAGTGCGCTGTCAGAAACAGGCATTAAAGTTGTTCCTGAGGGAACGGTTATAATGAGTTTTAATTATCTATTGGTAAAGTTGGAATAA
- a CDS encoding ArdC-like ssDNA-binding domain-containing protein, with protein sequence MEQQEKIKEITEKLEKGIEDLFQSENYKNYLLTMSKFTSYSLNNTLLIAMQKPDATTVAGYTTWKSLGRQVKKGEKAIQILAPIIYKKKREDEGKEDDRISARRDKPLSGKTEKILVGFKMVNVFDISSTEGEPLPEIAHKLDGTVEGYADFMRAIKEISPVPVEIKKIDGSANGYYDLKEKYIAIDSGMSQTMHCKTGIHELAHAILHDRDIETEKDSKVDIETKEVQAESVAFTVCEYFGINTSDYSFGYISGWSSGKDLKELKASMETIRNTAQIIITGINEKLEGIKMSKQKGMEISENKHTDFLKQDKPLHKKSMRH encoded by the coding sequence ATGGAACAGCAGGAAAAGATAAAGGAAATCACAGAGAAATTGGAAAAGGGGATTGAGGATTTGTTTCAATCAGAAAATTATAAGAATTACCTTTTAACTATGAGCAAATTCACTTCATATTCTTTAAACAATACATTGCTTATTGCAATGCAAAAACCAGATGCCACCACTGTTGCAGGGTACACCACCTGGAAAAGCCTTGGCAGACAGGTGAAAAAGGGTGAAAAAGCAATTCAGATACTTGCACCAATCATTTATAAGAAAAAAAGGGAAGATGAGGGAAAAGAAGATGATAGAATTTCTGCCAGAAGGGACAAGCCATTGAGTGGGAAAACTGAAAAAATCCTTGTGGGATTTAAGATGGTGAATGTATTTGATATAAGTTCTACAGAGGGTGAGCCACTCCCAGAAATTGCACATAAGTTAGATGGGACTGTGGAAGGGTATGCAGATTTCATGAGGGCAATAAAAGAGATTTCTCCTGTGCCTGTTGAAATTAAGAAAATTGATGGTTCTGCCAATGGATATTATGACTTAAAAGAGAAATATATTGCTATAGATAGTGGCATGTCACAAACCATGCATTGCAAGACTGGAATACATGAGCTGGCACATGCTATTTTACATGATAGAGATATTGAAACAGAAAAGGATTCAAAGGTTGATATTGAAACTAAAGAGGTACAAGCAGAATCTGTTGCTTTTACAGTTTGTGAATACTTTGGCATAAATACTTCTGATTACTCCTTTGGCTATATCAGTGGTTGGAGTTCAGGAAAAGATTTGAAAGAATTAAAAGCAAGTATGGAAACTATTAGAAATACAGCACAAATAATTATTACTGGTATAAATGAGAAATTAGAAGGAATAAAAATGTCAAAGCAAAAAGGTATGGAAATCTCTGAAAACAAGCATACTGATTTTCTTAAACAGGATAAGCCTTTACATAAAAAATCCATGAGACATTGA
- a CDS encoding DEAD/DEAH box helicase family protein, with protein sequence MSNFKFLETRQEYLMFAPAAIEAEKVYRTSPAMCAAGCRKALELAVKWVYSADKSIQMPYRDNLQSLIHEPTFRFALDSNTWGKLRYIIKLGNLAVHTEKSVRASDAVMSMRGLFEFIQWIDYCYGADYTERKFEEARIPREKVVVNTRKIKEQESLLEEKDAEIEKLRKQVEQMAERLTAQKEMHRQERTFVAEDITEWETRKKFIDVDLEELGWKFTGEDADVWEEYQVNDMTGVLGQKGYVDYVLFGKDGLPLALVEAKRTGADPNAGRRQAMLYADCLERKFGRRPMMFTSNGFETYFWDDLSSPQRSVSGMFSKGDLQKLMNRRTEKKDLLSVPVDDRITDRYYQKEAIRAVCENVMQGHRKNLLVMATGTGKTRTAASLTDVFSRAGQATNILFLADRLALVKQAKDDFKNYLPDMSLCNLCTGKDDKNARIVFSTYPTMLNAIDSVKNEEGNRFYTPTHFDLIIIDESHRSIFKKYRAIFEYFDAILVGLTATPKTDVDRNTYDFFEMEHGVPTYAYDYETAVEQDHVLVPYYTYIVKTEFLNDGITYEKLSAADRERYEEDFEEEDGAMPDFIPSEALNRFVFNELTVERVLQDLMERGIKTAGGDRIGKTIIFAQNKKHAEFILKCFNKLYPKYRGTFAQRVLCDDAYAQTVIDDFKKPQGEPHIAISVDMMDTGIDVPECVNLVFFKKVRSKTKFWQMIGRGTRLAEDLICVDQIDGEYTGKRRFIIFDYCNNFEFFGTKPRGYEGREAKSLSEMIYGKRIRLITAFQEKCFSEEAYRNWRNELVEICCKQAGELNDGLISVKLKRKYVEKYRNKEIFQCLNETDEGELLREIAPIVTMEDKDEMAKRFDNFMYGMVLAKLGKASGFQRGKKQLCEIAEELEKKANIPQIEAELKLIGEINTENFWKDTDALRLEHVRSKLRGLMKFLAEDSSRKSIMTRLQDPVLEEKEGVQLGAAYDFENYRRKVNRYVEEHRDSLAIYKLFHNKQLTEEDYRELERVLTEELGSREDYQREFGDIPFGLLVRKIAKLDHEAAMTAFSAFINDESLNQRQIQFVYKIINHMEQNGYMENIMDLQKPPFDKPVPFIKMFDAKTRASLIAAINDIREHAVPVMA encoded by the coding sequence ATGTCAAATTTTAAATTTCTGGAAACCAGGCAGGAATATCTTATGTTTGCCCCTGCGGCAATAGAAGCGGAGAAAGTATACCGTACCTCTCCGGCCATGTGTGCCGCAGGCTGCCGCAAAGCCCTGGAGCTTGCGGTAAAATGGGTGTATTCTGCTGATAAATCCATTCAGATGCCATACAGGGACAACCTGCAGTCTCTGATTCATGAACCAACGTTTCGGTTTGCGCTGGATTCGAATACATGGGGAAAACTGCGTTATATTATTAAACTTGGAAATCTGGCGGTACATACGGAAAAAAGTGTGCGGGCCAGCGACGCGGTGATGTCCATGCGGGGCCTGTTTGAATTTATCCAGTGGATTGATTACTGTTATGGCGCGGATTATACGGAACGTAAATTTGAGGAAGCCAGAATCCCCAGAGAGAAAGTCGTGGTAAATACCAGGAAGATTAAAGAACAGGAATCCCTTCTGGAAGAAAAAGACGCTGAAATCGAAAAACTCCGCAAACAGGTGGAACAGATGGCAGAACGCCTTACTGCTCAAAAAGAAATGCACAGACAGGAACGTACCTTTGTTGCGGAAGATATTACCGAATGGGAGACCAGAAAGAAATTTATTGATGTGGATCTGGAAGAACTCGGATGGAAATTTACTGGAGAAGACGCTGATGTGTGGGAGGAATATCAGGTAAATGATATGACGGGCGTGCTGGGACAGAAAGGCTATGTGGATTATGTACTGTTTGGAAAAGACGGGCTGCCCCTGGCCCTGGTGGAGGCAAAACGGACGGGCGCAGATCCCAATGCGGGAAGAAGGCAGGCCATGTTGTATGCAGACTGCCTGGAACGGAAATTCGGCAGACGCCCCATGATGTTTACCAGCAATGGGTTTGAAACTTATTTCTGGGATGATTTATCCAGCCCCCAGCGAAGTGTCAGCGGAATGTTCAGCAAAGGTGATTTGCAGAAGCTGATGAACCGCAGAACCGAGAAAAAAGACCTGCTGTCAGTTCCCGTTGATGACAGAATTACAGACCGTTACTACCAGAAAGAAGCCATTCGTGCCGTATGTGAAAATGTTATGCAGGGCCATCGGAAAAATCTCCTGGTTATGGCCACAGGAACCGGGAAGACCAGAACGGCCGCAAGTCTGACCGATGTATTCAGCCGGGCGGGACAGGCAACGAATATTCTGTTTCTGGCGGACCGGCTGGCGCTGGTAAAACAGGCGAAGGATGATTTTAAAAATTACTTGCCGGATATGTCCCTCTGTAATCTGTGTACCGGAAAAGACGATAAAAATGCCAGAATTGTGTTTTCCACCTATCCCACCATGCTGAATGCCATTGATTCTGTGAAAAATGAAGAAGGAAACAGATTTTATACCCCAACCCATTTTGATTTAATCATCATTGATGAAAGCCACAGAAGCATTTTCAAAAAATACAGGGCAATTTTCGAATATTTTGACGCAATCCTGGTGGGGCTTACCGCAACGCCCAAAACGGATGTGGACCGGAATACTTATGATTTTTTTGAAATGGAACATGGCGTTCCCACTTACGCTTATGATTATGAAACTGCGGTGGAACAGGATCATGTACTGGTTCCGTATTACACATATATCGTAAAAACAGAATTTTTAAATGACGGCATTACCTATGAAAAACTGTCTGCGGCAGACCGGGAAAGGTATGAGGAGGATTTTGAGGAAGAGGATGGAGCCATGCCGGATTTTATACCGTCGGAAGCACTGAACCGTTTTGTATTTAATGAGCTTACGGTAGAACGCGTGCTGCAGGATTTGATGGAACGGGGCATTAAAACAGCAGGCGGGGACAGAATCGGGAAGACTATTATATTTGCTCAGAATAAGAAACATGCCGAATTTATCCTGAAGTGTTTCAATAAGCTATATCCGAAATATCGCGGCACCTTTGCTCAGAGGGTTCTCTGTGACGACGCTTATGCTCAGACTGTGATAGATGATTTTAAAAAGCCTCAGGGGGAGCCTCATATTGCAATCTCTGTGGATATGATGGATACGGGAATTGATGTGCCGGAGTGTGTGAACCTGGTATTTTTTAAGAAAGTACGCTCCAAAACCAAATTCTGGCAGATGATTGGCCGGGGAACCAGGCTGGCGGAGGATTTAATCTGTGTGGATCAGATTGACGGAGAGTATACGGGAAAAAGAAGATTTATTATTTTTGATTATTGCAACAATTTTGAATTTTTCGGTACAAAGCCGAGGGGATATGAGGGCAGAGAGGCCAAATCCCTGTCGGAAATGATATATGGGAAAAGAATCCGGCTGATTACCGCTTTTCAGGAAAAATGTTTTTCGGAGGAGGCATATCGAAACTGGAGAAATGAGCTGGTGGAAATCTGCTGTAAACAGGCAGGTGAGCTGAATGACGGGCTGATATCTGTAAAACTGAAAAGAAAATATGTGGAAAAATACAGAAACAAAGAAATATTTCAGTGCCTGAATGAAACGGACGAAGGGGAGCTGCTTCGGGAAATTGCCCCCATTGTCACCATGGAAGATAAGGATGAGATGGCAAAAAGATTCGATAATTTCATGTATGGAATGGTACTGGCAAAACTGGGAAAGGCTTCCGGATTTCAGCGAGGGAAAAAACAGTTGTGTGAAATTGCAGAGGAATTGGAAAAAAAGGCAAATATTCCTCAGATTGAAGCAGAGTTAAAACTGATAGGAGAGATAAATACAGAGAATTTCTGGAAAGATACGGATGCCCTCCGGCTGGAGCATGTAAGAAGCAAATTACGGGGACTTATGAAATTTCTGGCGGAAGACTCTTCCAGGAAGTCGATTATGACAAGACTTCAGGATCCGGTTTTGGAGGAAAAAGAAGGGGTTCAGTTAGGTGCCGCTTATGATTTTGAAAATTACCGCAGAAAAGTAAACCGCTATGTGGAGGAACACAGGGATTCTCTGGCAATTTATAAACTGTTCCACAATAAGCAGCTGACAGAAGAAGACTATCGGGAGCTGGAGCGGGTGCTGACAGAAGAACTGGGAAGCAGGGAAGATTACCAGCGGGAATTTGGAGATATTCCCTTCGGACTTCTGGTGAGGAAAATTGCGAAACTGGACCATGAAGCTGCCATGACAGCATTTTCAGCATTTATCAATGATGAATCTCTGAATCAGAGGCAGATACAGTTCGTTTACAAGATTATCAACCATATGGAGCAGAACGGGTACATGGAAAATATTATGGATTTGCAGAAACCGCCCTTTGACAAGCCTGTGCCTTTTATTAAAATGTTTGACGCAAAAACAAGGGCTTCTCTGATAGCGGCAATTAATGATATCAGGGAACATGCAGTTCCCGTTATGGCGTAA
- a CDS encoding DUF3990 domain-containing protein, translating to MEKTIIYHGSSQIVEMPEIRVTKYNKNFYFGFYCTVMEKQAKRWATRFGESGYISVFEYTPNPKLKVLTFEKMTEEWLDFIAACRTGTGHDYDIVEGPMADDTIYNYVQGFIDGKYSRAAFWELAKFKYPTHQISFHTARALTTLKFSKGVQVYEE from the coding sequence ATGGAAAAGACAATTATTTACCATGGAAGTTCTCAAATTGTAGAGATGCCGGAAATCAGAGTGACGAAGTATAATAAGAATTTCTATTTTGGATTTTATTGCACTGTAATGGAAAAACAGGCAAAACGCTGGGCCACAAGATTTGGCGAGTCAGGCTATATCAGCGTTTTTGAGTATACGCCCAACCCCAAATTAAAGGTGCTTACATTTGAGAAAATGACAGAAGAATGGCTGGATTTTATTGCAGCCTGCAGAACTGGAACCGGGCATGATTACGATATTGTAGAAGGGCCGATGGCAGACGACACAATTTATAATTATGTACAGGGGTTTATTGATGGAAAATACTCAAGAGCTGCATTTTGGGAGCTGGCTAAATTTAAGTATCCAACACACCAAATCAGTTTTCATACGGCAAGAGCACTGACCACATTAAAATTTTCAAAAGGAGTGCAGGTATATGAAGAATGA
- a CDS encoding alpha/beta fold hydrolase, whose amino-acid sequence MKDKSRKHHRNKKKIALIAAGCVLAVFFLVLMPAMTVMVYQDNFGERFETAQWMAYSVNEFEGLEVTECTFPSSHGQLLAGYQYAKENQDVKGVIVLAHGLGGGGHNTYMDVADYFTSNGYLVFAYDGTGNDKSEGDSVEGLPQGIIDLDYALRYVKEADAYQGLPIALSGHSWGGYSAGCVLNCHPDVKAAVLVAGFDCSADLFEQQGETMAGPVIKFFMPYVSLYERLKFGKYAAYSAMDGFAASDAGIMVLHSKDDTTVLPENGYDKFYRTYGDDSRFCFVEYEDRGHDSVYYSDGARRYKEQLNKDYKSYVEAHGGEYNAEIKAEFMEKNLDKSKCYEFDSALMQRILDFYDAYMSRQ is encoded by the coding sequence ATGAAAGATAAAAGCAGGAAACATCACAGAAATAAAAAGAAGATTGCACTGATTGCAGCAGGGTGCGTGCTGGCTGTATTTTTTCTTGTTCTGATGCCCGCTATGACTGTTATGGTTTATCAGGATAATTTTGGAGAAAGATTTGAGACTGCCCAATGGATGGCTTATTCCGTCAATGAATTTGAGGGACTGGAAGTCACAGAATGTACATTTCCTTCCAGTCACGGACAGCTTCTGGCAGGATATCAGTATGCAAAAGAAAATCAGGACGTGAAAGGCGTGATTGTACTGGCTCATGGTCTTGGAGGCGGCGGACACAACACCTATATGGACGTTGCCGATTATTTTACTTCTAACGGGTATCTTGTCTTTGCTTATGACGGAACCGGAAATGATAAAAGCGAAGGCGATTCTGTGGAAGGTCTTCCCCAGGGAATTATAGATTTGGATTATGCTTTGCGCTATGTAAAGGAAGCGGACGCATATCAGGGGCTGCCCATTGCATTGTCTGGTCACAGCTGGGGAGGTTATTCCGCAGGCTGCGTGCTGAACTGCCATCCGGATGTGAAAGCGGCAGTGCTTGTGGCCGGATTTGACTGTTCTGCCGATTTATTTGAGCAGCAGGGGGAAACCATGGCAGGCCCTGTCATCAAATTCTTTATGCCCTATGTCTCTTTGTATGAGCGGCTGAAATTTGGAAAATACGCTGCTTACAGCGCAATGGATGGATTTGCGGCCTCCGACGCCGGGATTATGGTGCTTCACAGTAAAGATGATACCACGGTCCTGCCGGAAAACGGCTATGATAAATTTTACCGTACATATGGTGATGATTCACGGTTTTGTTTTGTAGAATACGAGGACAGAGGGCACGACAGCGTATATTATTCGGACGGGGCGCGGCGTTATAAAGAGCAGTTAAACAAAGATTATAAATCTTATGTGGAAGCCCATGGCGGTGAATACAATGCCGAAATAAAGGCGGAATTTATGGAAAAAAATCTGGATAAAAGCAAATGCTATGAATTTGATTCTGCGTTAATGCAGCGGATTCTGGATTTTTATGATGCGTACATGAGCAGACAGTGA
- a CDS encoding DUF4261 domain-containing protein: protein MNEQQKAAAEVMEEWLSHPEELGKKPAKLEIAGEFDLHDLHYYIFRFKKSKLGSWKVAVCGGYDGEGLGHCGHIYSEMEQYDPATAQEKCVAMVEKIRQYWMDRAKEEEENQDTERRAGDFLGFVLLSAPEFDVENFRFVLKEDWGLECPEEPEHPESKQDAIVFEIDDMMVTVGLMDMPVPDGEAEYWANSNFMTREKSVAAAKNHKAHLLVAVLGGESKPRKAGELFVKIACACLKAPNALGIYDCGTVWLPEHFNQMALIMKEGELPLGNLVFVGLYQDEQGVSSWTSGLNSFGKDELEVVESSRPASEVYDFMLDISAYILEEGAVLRDGETIGFSPEQKLSLTRSEGVYVKGKTIKIGF from the coding sequence ATGAATGAACAGCAGAAAGCAGCCGCAGAAGTAATGGAAGAATGGCTTTCCCATCCCGAAGAGCTTGGGAAAAAGCCTGCAAAGCTGGAGATTGCCGGGGAATTTGACCTGCATGATCTCCATTATTATATTTTCAGGTTTAAAAAATCAAAACTGGGTTCCTGGAAAGTGGCAGTCTGCGGAGGCTATGACGGAGAAGGCCTGGGCCATTGCGGGCATATTTACAGTGAAATGGAACAGTATGACCCTGCCACAGCACAGGAAAAATGCGTGGCCATGGTAGAAAAAATCCGTCAATACTGGATGGATCGGGCAAAAGAGGAGGAAGAAAATCAGGACACAGAGCGCAGGGCCGGAGATTTTCTGGGGTTTGTCCTGCTGTCCGCGCCGGAATTTGATGTGGAAAACTTCCGTTTCGTGTTAAAAGAGGACTGGGGACTGGAATGCCCGGAGGAACCGGAACATCCGGAAAGTAAACAGGATGCCATTGTATTTGAGATAGATGACATGATGGTAACGGTGGGGCTTATGGATATGCCCGTTCCGGACGGGGAGGCGGAGTACTGGGCTAACAGCAATTTTATGACCAGAGAAAAATCCGTTGCCGCAGCGAAGAATCACAAAGCCCACTTACTGGTGGCTGTACTGGGCGGTGAATCAAAGCCCCGGAAAGCGGGAGAGCTGTTTGTGAAAATTGCCTGCGCCTGTCTGAAAGCGCCCAATGCCCTTGGAATCTATGACTGCGGAACCGTATGGCTGCCGGAACATTTTAACCAGATGGCCCTGATAATGAAAGAGGGAGAACTGCCTCTGGGAAATCTGGTATTTGTGGGACTGTATCAGGATGAACAGGGAGTCAGCAGCTGGACCAGCGGTTTGAACTCCTTTGGAAAAGATGAGCTGGAAGTGGTGGAAAGCAGCCGGCCGGCCTCTGAAGTTTATGATTTCATGCTGGATATTTCCGCTTATATTCTGGAGGAAGGAGCCGTTTTACGGGATGGAGAAACCATTGGATTTTCCCCGGAGCAGAAGCTGTCCCTGACACGCTCAGAAGGCGTTTATGTGAAGGGAAAGACCATAAAAATAGGGTTCTGA